In Mycobacteriales bacterium, the DNA window CGTCGCCGATGCCGACAGCGGCCGCGGTGACGAGACGCTGGATCCGCGCCGCACACTGCTCTCGGAGCGTTACCCCGGCACGCTCGCGCAGACCGTGACGGTGCCGGCCCGCAACGTCGTCGCGAAGCCGGCCGAGCTGTCCTGGGCCGAGGCCGGCTCGGTGTCGACGGCGTGGCTGACGGCGTACCGGATGCTGTTCACCCGGGCCGCCGCCCAGCCCGGGCAGACCGTGCTCGTGCAGGGTGCCGGCGGCGGGGTCTCGACCGCCGCGATTGCGCTCGGTCGCGCGGCCGGCCTGCGGATGTGGGTGACCTCGCGCTCCGAGGCGAAGCGCGCGAAGGCGCTCGAGCTCGGCGCTGAGCAGGTCTTCGAAGACGGCGCGCGGCTGCCCGAGCGGGTCGATGTCGTGCTCGAGACGGTCGGCGAGGCGACCTTCGCACACTCGCTCAAGTGCACTCGCCCCGGTGGCCGCATCGTGGTGAGCGGCTCGACCAGCGGGCCACGACCGGTCATCGACCTGCCGCGCCTGTTCTTCCTGCAGATCGACGTGCTGGGGTCGACGATGGGCACCCGGACCGAGCTCCAGCAGATGCTGGCGTTCCTCGTCTCGACCGGGGTCCGTCCGGAGATCGACTCGACCTTCGCGCTCGCCGATGCGCGGGACGGGTTCGCCCGGCTGCTGGCCGGCGACATCTTCGGCAAGGTCGTGCTGACGCCGTAGGAGCGCCGTCGGGCCCGGCGCTCTCAGTCGTCCTCGTCGTCCGCCCGGGCCAGCCAGGTGGCCAACCGCTCGACCGGCACCTCGAACTCCGGGTTGAGGTCGACGAACGTCGCCAGCCGCTCGGCAAGCCAGCCGAGCGTCACCGACTCCTCGCCGCGCCGTTGACCAAGCTCTTCGATCCCGCGGTCGGTGAAATACATCGGCGGGTCAGCCGAAGGCTTCCTCGAGCAGCCGGGACTGCTCGGCGTCGTGCTTGCTCTGCGAGCCCCCCGCCGGTGCGGATGC includes these proteins:
- a CDS encoding zinc-binding dehydrogenase, whose amino-acid sequence is MLAAYAARICADDPLSALEVGEVNDPVAADGWVTVSVRAAALNHHDLFSLRGVGLAADKLPMILGCDAAGVTSDGREVVVHSVVADADSGRGDETLDPRRTLLSERYPGTLAQTVTVPARNVVAKPAELSWAEAGSVSTAWLTAYRMLFTRAAAQPGQTVLVQGAGGGVSTAAIALGRAAGLRMWVTSRSEAKRAKALELGAEQVFEDGARLPERVDVVLETVGEATFAHSLKCTRPGGRIVVSGSTSGPRPVIDLPRLFFLQIDVLGSTMGTRTELQQMLAFLVSTGVRPEIDSTFALADARDGFARLLAGDIFGKVVLTP
- a CDS encoding DUF6104 family protein translates to MYFTDRGIEELGQRRGEESVTLGWLAERLATFVDLNPEFEVPVERLATWLARADDEDD